The Candidatus Margulisiibacteriota bacterium DNA segment GTTCCCTGCAGCCCGTAGCCAGCACAAGGTACTTGCCCTGTGCGCTGAATTCACCGCTTCGGTTTATATAAGTTACAATGTTCGGACTTTCCACCTTCACAACAAAGCTGGATGTAACAATTTCGATATCAGCTTCCAGAAGAAGTTTTCTGTAGCGGGCAGCATATTCCGTCCCCGTAAGCTCCTCTTTGAAATAATGCAGGCCAAAACCAATATGGATACATTGGTTTAATATGCCGCCAAGTTTTGCCTGTCTTTCAATCAGAAGGATTTTTTTTAGCCCGGCCTGATAAGCACTGTAAGCTACTGCCATGCCTGCTGGTCCGCCGCCGATAACAATCAGATTATAAGACAACATTTGTGCCTGCACCTCTTTTGGTAATGTCTGAGTAAGCAATACCCAGTTCTTGCCTGAGTATAGTCATAATTTTCATGGTGCAAAACGAACCATGACATCTACCCATCTGGCAGCGGGTGCGAAATTTGATGCCATCCAATGTTTTAGCGCCCCGGCGTACAGCTTCTTTAATCTCAGCCCTGGTAACCAGCTCACAGCGACAAACAACTTCACCGTAATCAGGGTCTGCCAAAACCAGCTCATTTCTTTGCTCATGGGTCATATCCCGGAAGCGCGGTATTGCTTGGCGAAAAGGCTGGAAACTATCCTTATTTTCAGGTCGCAAAGTTTGTCTTATCATGCTTACAACCATTTCGGCTATGGCAGGTGCTGCGGTAAGCCCGGGAGACTGTATGCCCAGGCAGTTGATAAAGCCCTCCTTGTCCTCTCTTATATGAAAATCATCTGTGGTGGCTACGGGCCGAAGCCCGGCAAAGCTGGCAATGATAGTTTTTTCGTGAATAGCGGCAATAAGTTCCTGAATGCTTTTAATGACTTTTTGTTTGCCTTCAACGGTTGTGCTTAGGTCGGTTTTATCCTGAACATCCTCGGCAGTGGGCCCGATCATGGTGTTATGGTCAACAGTTGGAATTATAAGGATACCTTTGGAGTGTTCTTTGGGTAATGGAAATATGACACGCCTGGTAATATATCCATGGTGCCTGTCTAATAAAAATTCCTGTCCTTTGCGGGGCAGGATATCTTCACACTTAACTCCAGCCAGCCTGGAAACCTCGTCAGCAAAGAGTCCTGCGGCGTTTATAACAAATTTTGTGCTGTAAATATCTTTGGAAGTTTTAATTTCCCAATAGAGGTCATTTCGTTGAATTCCTAATACTTTTTCCTCACATTTCACAATTAATTCATTTGCCTGAGCATTTTCAATTAAAGCATATACAATTTCATAAGGATTGGTAATGCCGGCAGTTTCTCCGAGCAGAGCCCATTCTATATCGGGAAGCAGGGCAGGTTCGTTTTGTATTAGCCAGTTCCTGTCTACGATAGAAACACCCGGTATGCATAGTTCCTGCGCATTATTGTAGAGCTCAAGAAGTTTCGTTTTTTCCGCGGAAGAGGCTACAATTAATTCTCCGACCCGATGTAGCGGGAAATTTAACTCAAGGGCAAGCTGGGAATATAATTCATTACCACGCACGGCGAGCTTGGCTTTTAGTGTATCGGCAGGAGACTGAAACCCGGTGTGAACTATGCCGCTGTTGGATTTGGAAACACCAAAGGAACATTCAGGTTCTTTTTCCAGCAGAACAACGTCCAGCTTGAATTTGCTGAGTTCACGGGCAATACAAGCTCCGACAATTCCTCCCCCGATAATAATAACATCAAACATTATCTGGTTTTGGCCTGTCGGACAGCATGCTGCCAGCCCGAAAGAAGTTTTTGACGGAGATTTGTTTCCATATGAGGAGTAAAGGACGTATCAATAGTTTTGGTTTTTTTCAGCTCGGCGGTGTTTTTCCAGAATGAGCAATTCAGGCCCGCGAGCATGGCAGCGCCCAGGGAAGTTGATTCAATCACAATGGGCCGCAGGATGGTTTTATTTAAGATGTCAGACTGAAATTGCATTAAAAAATTATTGGCAACAGCTCCACCATCAACTTTCAATTCTTTTATAGGAATTTCTGATTCGCTTTCCATAATATTGACAACATCCGCACTCTGATAGGCCATTGACTCCAGTGCAGCGCGAACAAGATGTTTTTTATTGGAACCGCGCGTGAGACCGGCAATAATCCCCCTGGCCTGCATATCCCAGTGCGGTGCGCCCAGTCCTACAAAGGCTGGCACTATATAAACGCCATTATTATCGGCGACAGATACGGCAATTTGTTCGCTGTCAGAAGCTTTTTGCACCAGGCCTAGCTCATCCCTAAGCCACTGTATAACAGCGCCTCCTATAAAGATTGAACCTTCCAGGGCAAAACAGGGATGACCGAGTTCATTAACAGCCAGCGTGGTAATGAGACCTTGTTTGGAAAGAAAAGGTTTATCCCCCGTGTTCATCATAATGAAACAACCAGTGCCATAGGTGTTTTTAATTTCACCGGGGTAAAAGCAGGTCTGTCCGAATAAAGCAGCCTGCTGGTCTCCGGCAACCCCTGAAACACGAGTTCCTTTAAGGGCTGGAATGGTTTCAATGTAGCCGAAATCAGCGCAAGAATTTTTTACATCAGGCAGAATATGCTCGGGGACCTCAAATAACGACAACAATTCGCTATCCCAATTTTTGGAAAAGATATTATAAAGCATAGTCCGGGACGCGTTGGTATAGTCTGTGGCATGGACATTTCCATTTGTCAGTTTCCAGATTAGCCAGGTGTCGATTGTCCCAAAAAGCAGGTCTGAAATGTTCAGGTCCGGAATGTTTTTTAAAATCCACATTATTTTAGTGGCACTGAAATAGGCATCCAGAGGCAGGCCGGTTTTTTGTTTAACCATATCCTGATGTTCGCGCAAAGAATCACAGATAGACGCTGTACGTCGGCATTGCCAGACAATAGCGTTATAAACGGGCAGGCTGGTTTTTTTATCCCAGATAACCGTGGTTTCACGCTGATTGGTAAGCCCGAGAGCCAATATTTTATCAGGATAAGCAGAACTGACTTCATTAACGGTTTCTACAACCGTATTCCAGATTTCCAGAGGGTCATGTTCCACCCAGCCGGGTTTCGGGTAAATCTGGGTAAACTCACGGTATGCTTTTTTTAAAATGCGGCCTTCTTTATTATAAAGAACGGTGGTAGTCCCGGTTGTTCCTTGGTCAATTGCGAGAATCGTCATGAACATATGATAACAAGAAAAACAAGAAAAATGGAAGAATTAGATTTTTAAACTTGCCGGTTATTTAATAAAGGCGGTGAACAATCTGAAAAACGGAGAGATAACAGAAAGTCCCAAAATAAGCCCCCATACCCGGATATCCATAATCGATACCGTATTAAAAATCAGATTGAACCATGGAGCATAGACCATAACCAGAATTAATCCCAGACTGAAAACGAAAAATGTTTTTAACAACATATTGGGAGCAGCGATTTTTTGCCAGAGATTACCGTCACGTAAAACAAAAATATAAAACTGAGGAGATAAAAGAGTAACAATAAAGGATGCGGTGATAGCTACATCTTTATTTTTTGTCAGATGGAAGGTTAACAGATAGCCGGCCATTATTGCCAAACCGAAAATTGTACCGTCAATTAACATACGAATCCTTTCAGAGGTATAAATTAACGGGTCACCTGCTTTTACAGGTTTTTGTTTCATAATATGTTCGGTTCCAGGGTCAATCGAGATACCCACGCTGGGAAAAGATTCCTGGATAACATTGGACCAGAGGATTTGCAGGGGTGTTAAGGGCAGGGGATATCCTAACAACGGCATAACTATGATGGCCAAAATTTTTCCAAGATTATTAGTTATAAGATAGGTAATAAGTTTTTTCAGGTTTTGGTAGATGATGCGACCTTCTTTAATAGCATTTACAATAGTTGAAAAGTTATCATCCGTCAGAATAATATGGGCGGCTTCCTGCGCTACCTGAGTACCTGCCCGACCCATGGCAATTCCGACATCCGCCCTCTTTAAAGCAGGCGCGTCATTTACACCGTCTCCGGTCATGGCAACAACATGGCCCAGAGATTTCAGTTCACTTATAATTAGCAGTTTATCCAGAGGGGCAACTCTAGCATAGACACGGGTGTTTTCGATTGCTTTTTGTCTGTCAGCGGCAGTTAAGCTTTCCAGTTCCTTTCCCTCCAGACATTCATCAATAGTTGTGGCTATTCCCACACTTTCGGCAATTGAAAACCCGGTTTTTTTGCTATCGCCGGTAATCATAACCACATTGATGTTGGCTGCCTTGGCCGTCCTTATAACCCCCAGGACCTCATCCTTGGGTGGGTCATAAATTACAGCGCAACCTAAAAAAATCAGTTTGTTCATATGTTGTTCTATTTCTGAACGGTTTTCACCCAGAGGTTTTTTGGCAAAAGCAATCAATCTGTAACCTTTTTCGGATTTTTGCATAAGTTCTTTTAAAATATGCTGCTTCTCGTGCGTATCCAATAATTTTTGGTTATTTTTGATTGAGATAAAATTGCAGAGGTCCAAGATTTTTTCCGGCGCACCTTTAACAATAAGTTCCTTTTGTTTATCTTTAGAAATAATAATATTGGCAGAGAGCATTTTTTCAGAAGAAAACGGCAATACTTCCAAGCTTTCATAGGTGGCAAATTGCGATTTTTTAAAGCCCAGTAAATAGGCGATTTTAATTAAACTGATTTCTGTAGGATCTCCAATTTCTTTTACGAAATTGCCTTCGCTCTCTTCAACCTCGGCAGTGGAGCAAAGATGAGAAATCAGGAAAATTTCATTGAGAAGCTGAGTTTCACCTTCTGCCAAAAGACTGAGTAGTTCGGCAGATGTATAAAAATTATGCTCCAGAAAAAGTTCTTTAACTGTCATGTTATGTTTGGTAATGGTTCCGGTCTTATCTGAGCAAATGAAGTCAACATTTCCAAGCGTTTCTACCGAGGATAGTTTTTTTATAATAACAGAATTTTTAGCCAGACGGTTCACGGCCATGGATAAGCTGATAGTAATGGAGGCCGGAAGACCTTCCGGAAATACAGCGACCATTATACTTATGGATGTAAGCAAGGATACTTCCAAACCGAAATTGCGAAATAAACCTAAAAAGAAGACAGCGCCGGCAGAAGCCAGAGCAATTTTTACCAGAATATTGATTTCCTTGTCGATTTTTTTTTGTAGTGGAGTTTTTTCCTGTTTGGCATCGGAAATATTTTTAGCTATTTTCCCTACTTCTGTATCCCTGGCGGTTTTAATAGCCACTGCTTTTCCCGTACCACCCACAACCTTACTGCCGGTAAAAACAATATTCATCATTTCATAAAGCTGAACATGGCCCTCTTTGAGAGCGGCAGACATTTTGGCTACAGGTTCGCTTTCGCCTGTTAAATGAGATTCATCTACCAGCAAATTGTTTGCTTCTATTATTCTTGAGTCACAGGGAATAATATCACCGGCCTCAAAAACCAGAATATCTCCTGGCACAATAAATTTTACGGAAAGAATCTCCAGGTTATTGTCGCGAATTACCTTGGCTTCAGGCGTAAGCATTTTTTTTAGAGCATCAACCGCTTTTTCTGATTTTCCTTCCTGGAAAAGGCTTATCAAGGTGTTAATTATTACTACACCCAGAATAACAGTGGCATCCAGCAAATCTCCTACAAATAAGGCCAGGATGGAAGCGATAAATAAAATTATGACGATAGGCTCCAGCAGTTGGTCCAGCAACTTCTCAAAGAGATTTTTTTTCTTCAGATCAGGAATTTCGTTCAGACCGAATTCAGTTAGTTTTTTTTGTATGCTTTTTTGATTTAATCCCTGTGGTGAGGAATTAAGAATTTCGTAGATCTCGGAAATATCGCGGCTACTAAAATTGCTCAGCATGTAAGTTCATTTTAGCAAATTGTATTTTGACGGTCAAAACGTTGAACAAATGTTTTTTTTGGAGTATCATTCATGCTTGTTGTTCATATGCTAAACAAATTATTCATGCCGGTAAAATTCATTTTAAAGAAAACCTCGGTTATTAGTGAAACAGGGTTGGGGAAAAAAGACCAAATAAACCCGGTAACGCTTACTATCGTAGGTTATTTGTTTTATATAGTATGCGGGCTCGCAATCCTATCTTTGCCCTTTATGCAAAGCAGATATATAAATATGATTGATAATCTTTTTATTACAACCTCAGCAGTTTCTGGTGCAGGGCTTGTAACTGTTTCAATAGCAGGATCTTATAGCTTCTTTGGGCAGCTTGTAATACTGATTTTAATTCAGTTGGGCAACATTGGTTTTATGACCTGGAGTTCTTTTATCATCTTAACCAGGCGAAAGGATTTACCGACAGAAGTGGCCAGTGTAAACAAAACGGTGTTTAGTGTGCCGGAAACTTTCAAAATAGAAACATTTATAAAAGCAGTGATATTTTTTACTTTTCTTATTGAATTGTGTGGCAGCATATTGCTTTATTTTGTTTTTTTGAAAGAAGGTGTTCCAAACCCGGTATGGCATGCAGTGTTTCATAGTGTTTCTGCTTTTTGTACTGCAGGGCTCAGTACCTTTAACAATAATTTTATGAACTACAGGAGCCATCTATGGGTTAACGCAACCATATCTTTATTAAGTCTGCTGGGAGCTTTGGGCTTTATAGTTTTTATTGATCTATGGCTGAAACTTACAGGTAAAATAAAAAAAATTACTTTTACCAGCCAGATAATTCTCAAGACTACAGTTTTTTTGGTAACCATAGGGACTCTTTTAATGTATTTTACAGAACCTTCACTTCATAATTATCCCTGGAAAGAAAAATTGTTGATATGTTTTTTCCAGGTTATTTCAGCCCACTCAACAGCGGGATTCAATACTGTGGGGATGGCTACATTTTCACGAGCGACCTTACTGCTTTTGACTATGATGATGATAATAGGGGCTTCTCCTTCTGGCACGGGAGGGGGGATCAGGACAACTTCCTTTACTGCTATTCTTGGTTTAATGAGGAGTGTATCAAGGGGAGAAACAGAGATTAGATTCCTTGGGAGAGAAATCCCCAGAGAACGTGTGCTGACTGCTGCTGCCAGCGGGGCGTTGTATTTTATGTTTTTTTGCTTGGGTATATATTTATTGTCATTAACAAGTTCGTTTGATATTATTGATATTATCTTTGAATGCGCTTCAGCATTAAGTACAGTGGGATTAAGCACGGGAATTACTTCCAGCCTTAATAATGCAGGGAAATTGATTGTTATTTCATTAATGATAATAGGCAGAGCCGGGCTTATTACTTTTGGTGCGGCAATGTTTTTAAAGCCCAATGTTAATTTGTTTAACATCAAAAAAATAAAAAAAGAAGATTTGGCAGTATAAAGCTTTTGAAATTTTTTAGAAAGGAGATAATTAAATAAAATCATTCTGTAAGAATTAGACAGGAGGAATTAACATGATCATTTTACATTATTTATCTATTATATTAGAATTCGCGGTAGCAATACTGGGCATTTTACTGGCTACAAAAAAGAAAAAGGATTTCGGCTGGTTTATAGCATTAACTTTCGCCATATATGTATTTTATGATTTGGTTTATGTGCTGAATATTAATATGCCGATCGAATCTTTATATGTTGTTTTTTTTCTGGCAACCGCATCCATTCTCTGGGCTGTATGGAATATTTATAAAGAAAAATAAAACATTGTGGGCATAACTGAGTTTTTGGCAGGTTATATTACAGCGTTTATTTCTGCGACTGGTTATCTGAGCGTATTTATGCTTATGGTTATGGAAAGCATGGTGCTTCCTGTGCCCAGCGAAGCGGTTATGCCCTTCGCAGGCTTTTTGATAGCCACAGGACAATTCAGCTTTTCTCTGGTACTTATCATCAGCACCCTAGGAAGTATCACTGGTTCCCTGGTTTCTTACTTTATAGGCGCTTATGGCGGGAAACCGTTTTTGAACAAGTTCGGCAGATTTTTTTTATTAAACAATCATGATCTGGAAGTGACTGAAAAATTTTTCCAGAAATATGGTCAGCCAACTATATTTTTTACCAGATTTATACCGGTTATCAGGCATTTGATTTCCTTGCCGGCCGGATATGCACGTATGAACATTTTTAGGTTTTCAATTTATACAATACTGGGAGCCAGTTGCTGGAATATGTTCCTGGCGGTTTGCGGATTTTATTTAAAACAAAACTGGGAAGAGGTTATGAAGTACAGCAAGTATGTAGATATAGCCGTTATTGCACTGATCATAACAGCACTGGGCTGGTTTGTTTATAAGCATCTGCAGCTAATGAAAAAAAAGAAATAATTGTTTGTTTTAAACTATTGAACTAAACGTTTTTTTAACATAAACTTTAAGAGGACTAAAATTTTAGAAAGGGAGTGTTTTGATGAAAATTATGAGGAAGTTTTGGTTGAGTGCATTGATATTATATTTATCAGGAGGCTTATTCGCCGGAGAGGCGGATCTTATTCTGCCGGATTTAAAAAGTGTTTCTTTTTTAAACATTGATGGTCGTACAATTCTGTTTTATGGACTCTTAATCTGTATTTTTGGCTTTTTATTCGGGTATGTTCAATACTTGCAGATAAAAAAGATTAATATCCACAAATCCATGAGGGATATTTCCGAGCTGATTTATGTAACATGTAAAACTTATTTAATAACTCAGGGCAAGTTCCTCTTGATCCTGGAATTTCTGGTTGGCCTTATTATTGTTGCTTATTTTGGACTGGTTACTCACTTTACCGTGTCCAAGATTGTTTTAATCCTTGCCTGCAGTCTGATTGGTATTGCCGGAAGCTACATAGTTGCCTGGTTTGGTATGAGGATAAATACCCTGGCAAATTCACGTTCCGCTTTTTCCAGCCTTAGAGGAAAGCCTTTTTTAACCTATGCGATACCCATTAAAGCCGGAATGAGCATCGGAATGCTTCTAATCAGTATTGAACTTTTTGTAATGATTTGTATTCTTCTCTTTATTGATAAAAACTACGCAGGGCCATGTTTTATCGGCTTTGCCATCGGTGAATCTTTAGGTGCCTCCGTGCTAAGAATAGCGGGCGGTATTTTTACAAAAATAGCCGATATCGGTTCAGACTTGATGAAAATAGTATTTAATATAAAAGAAGACGATGCCAGAAATCCAGGAGTTATTGCCGATTGTGTTGGTGATAATGCCGGAGATTCTGTTGGGCCAACCGCTGATGGATTCGAAACATATGGCGTTACAGGAGTTGCGCTTATTTCCTTTATTCTCGTTGCGGTTTTCGAGCCGGCAATGCAGGCCAAGCTTTTAGTCTGGATATTTGTAATGCGCCTGGCTATGATTATTGCCAGCGCAACCTCATATTGGCTGAATGATTATATTGCCAAAATATTATATGGCAATAAAACCAAAATGAATTTTGAGCATCCGTTAACATCTTTAGTTATAATAACTTCTGCTGTTTCCATTGTTTTAACTTATCTGGTGACCTTTGTTCTCATCAAAAATTTGGGTGATGGTACCTTATGGTGGAAGCTTGCCAGCATTATTTCCTGCGGCACCATTGCCGGCGCTTTGATTCCTGAGCTGGTTAAAGTTTTTACATCCACAAATTCCTCCCATGTTCAGCATGTATTAAATTCATCCAAACAGGGAGGATCATCTCTTAATATATTATCAGGACTAAC contains these protein-coding regions:
- a CDS encoding NAD(P)/FAD-dependent oxidoreductase, producing MFDVIIIGGGIVGACIARELSKFKLDVVLLEKEPECSFGVSKSNSGIVHTGFQSPADTLKAKLAVRGNELYSQLALELNFPLHRVGELIVASSAEKTKLLELYNNAQELCIPGVSIVDRNWLIQNEPALLPDIEWALLGETAGITNPYEIVYALIENAQANELIVKCEEKVLGIQRNDLYWEIKTSKDIYSTKFVINAAGLFADEVSRLAGVKCEDILPRKGQEFLLDRHHGYITRRVIFPLPKEHSKGILIIPTVDHNTMIGPTAEDVQDKTDLSTTVEGKQKVIKSIQELIAAIHEKTIIASFAGLRPVATTDDFHIREDKEGFINCLGIQSPGLTAAPAIAEMVVSMIRQTLRPENKDSFQPFRQAIPRFRDMTHEQRNELVLADPDYGEVVCRCELVTRAEIKEAVRRGAKTLDGIKFRTRCQMGRCHGSFCTMKIMTILRQELGIAYSDITKRGAGTNVVL
- the glpK gene encoding glycerol kinase GlpK, whose product is MTILAIDQGTTGTTTVLYNKEGRILKKAYREFTQIYPKPGWVEHDPLEIWNTVVETVNEVSSAYPDKILALGLTNQRETTVIWDKKTSLPVYNAIVWQCRRTASICDSLREHQDMVKQKTGLPLDAYFSATKIMWILKNIPDLNISDLLFGTIDTWLIWKLTNGNVHATDYTNASRTMLYNIFSKNWDSELLSLFEVPEHILPDVKNSCADFGYIETIPALKGTRVSGVAGDQQAALFGQTCFYPGEIKNTYGTGCFIMMNTGDKPFLSKQGLITTLAVNELGHPCFALEGSIFIGGAVIQWLRDELGLVQKASDSEQIAVSVADNNGVYIVPAFVGLGAPHWDMQARGIIAGLTRGSNKKHLVRAALESMAYQSADVVNIMESESEIPIKELKVDGGAVANNFLMQFQSDILNKTILRPIVIESTSLGAAMLAGLNCSFWKNTAELKKTKTIDTSFTPHMETNLRQKLLSGWQHAVRQAKTR
- a CDS encoding cation-translocating P-type ATPase encodes the protein MLSNFSSRDISEIYEILNSSPQGLNQKSIQKKLTEFGLNEIPDLKKKNLFEKLLDQLLEPIVIILFIASILALFVGDLLDATVILGVVIINTLISLFQEGKSEKAVDALKKMLTPEAKVIRDNNLEILSVKFIVPGDILVFEAGDIIPCDSRIIEANNLLVDESHLTGESEPVAKMSAALKEGHVQLYEMMNIVFTGSKVVGGTGKAVAIKTARDTEVGKIAKNISDAKQEKTPLQKKIDKEINILVKIALASAGAVFFLGLFRNFGLEVSLLTSISIMVAVFPEGLPASITISLSMAVNRLAKNSVIIKKLSSVETLGNVDFICSDKTGTITKHNMTVKELFLEHNFYTSAELLSLLAEGETQLLNEIFLISHLCSTAEVEESEGNFVKEIGDPTEISLIKIAYLLGFKKSQFATYESLEVLPFSSEKMLSANIIISKDKQKELIVKGAPEKILDLCNFISIKNNQKLLDTHEKQHILKELMQKSEKGYRLIAFAKKPLGENRSEIEQHMNKLIFLGCAVIYDPPKDEVLGVIRTAKAANINVVMITGDSKKTGFSIAESVGIATTIDECLEGKELESLTAADRQKAIENTRVYARVAPLDKLLIISELKSLGHVVAMTGDGVNDAPALKRADVGIAMGRAGTQVAQEAAHIILTDDNFSTIVNAIKEGRIIYQNLKKLITYLITNNLGKILAIIVMPLLGYPLPLTPLQILWSNVIQESFPSVGISIDPGTEHIMKQKPVKAGDPLIYTSERIRMLIDGTIFGLAIMAGYLLTFHLTKNKDVAITASFIVTLLSPQFYIFVLRDGNLWQKIAAPNMLLKTFFVFSLGLILVMVYAPWFNLIFNTVSIMDIRVWGLILGLSVISPFFRLFTAFIK
- a CDS encoding potassium transporter TrkG, with translation MLVVHMLNKLFMPVKFILKKTSVISETGLGKKDQINPVTLTIVGYLFYIVCGLAILSLPFMQSRYINMIDNLFITTSAVSGAGLVTVSIAGSYSFFGQLVILILIQLGNIGFMTWSSFIILTRRKDLPTEVASVNKTVFSVPETFKIETFIKAVIFFTFLIELCGSILLYFVFLKEGVPNPVWHAVFHSVSAFCTAGLSTFNNNFMNYRSHLWVNATISLLSLLGALGFIVFIDLWLKLTGKIKKITFTSQIILKTTVFLVTIGTLLMYFTEPSLHNYPWKEKLLICFFQVISAHSTAGFNTVGMATFSRATLLLLTMMMIIGASPSGTGGGIRTTSFTAILGLMRSVSRGETEIRFLGREIPRERVLTAAASGALYFMFFCLGIYLLSLTSSFDIIDIIFECASALSTVGLSTGITSSLNNAGKLIVISLMIIGRAGLITFGAAMFLKPNVNLFNIKKIKKEDLAV
- a CDS encoding DedA family protein is translated as MGITEFLAGYITAFISATGYLSVFMLMVMESMVLPVPSEAVMPFAGFLIATGQFSFSLVLIISTLGSITGSLVSYFIGAYGGKPFLNKFGRFFLLNNHDLEVTEKFFQKYGQPTIFFTRFIPVIRHLISLPAGYARMNIFRFSIYTILGASCWNMFLAVCGFYLKQNWEEVMKYSKYVDIAVIALIITALGWFVYKHLQLMKKKK
- a CDS encoding sodium-translocating pyrophosphatase produces the protein MSALILYLSGGLFAGEADLILPDLKSVSFLNIDGRTILFYGLLICIFGFLFGYVQYLQIKKINIHKSMRDISELIYVTCKTYLITQGKFLLILEFLVGLIIVAYFGLVTHFTVSKIVLILACSLIGIAGSYIVAWFGMRINTLANSRSAFSSLRGKPFLTYAIPIKAGMSIGMLLISIELFVMICILLFIDKNYAGPCFIGFAIGESLGASVLRIAGGIFTKIADIGSDLMKIVFNIKEDDARNPGVIADCVGDNAGDSVGPTADGFETYGVTGVALISFILVAVFEPAMQAKLLVWIFVMRLAMIIASATSYWLNDYIAKILYGNKTKMNFEHPLTSLVIITSAVSIVLTYLVTFVLIKNLGDGTLWWKLASIISCGTIAGALIPELVKVFTSTNSSHVQHVLNSSKQGGSSLNILSGLTVGYFSAYWIGMAILSLMVVAYFISLMGFAPYMLAPAIFAFGLVAFGFLGMGPVTIAVDSYGPVADNAQSIYELSLIETIPNIKEEIKKDFGFDPDFENGKKFLEENDGAGNTFKATAKPVLIGTAVVGATTMIFSIIVILTQKLNPSLLANLSIMHPPFLFGMIVGAAMIFWFSGASIHAVSTGAYHAVEFIKKNIKLDGSSDKASIDDSKKVVAICTRYAQKGMVNIFLAVFFSTLAFALVEPYFFIGYLISIAIVGLYQAIFMANAGGSWDNAKKIVEVELMAKGTELHAATVVGDTVGDPFKDTTSVSINPIIKFTTLFGLLAIELGLGLQRVVDVGVAAILFITALFFILRSFHEMRIRSSAS